A region of Anaerohalosphaeraceae bacterium DNA encodes the following proteins:
- the arsB gene encoding ACR3 family arsenite efflux transporter has protein sequence MNQEPMIQKPQKGLSIFEKYLTVWVILCIAGGIGLGKLAPGLAKTLDGMAVYVNQAPVISIPIAVCLFFMMYPIMVKIDFAEVLQAGKSIKPVALTLFVNWAIKPFTMYAIALFFLGTLFYGFIGPDAVDFVKMPFGLDLPVGASYGVGTVVLENGVKMLQVPLWRSYLAGCILLGIAPCTAMVLVWGYLAKGNDGHTLVMVAINSLTMLVLYGPLGGFLLGVGKLPVPWQALLLSIAVYVALPLAAGFFSRRWILARKGPEWFETKFLHILTPITIVALLLTLVLLFSFKGETILNNPLTILWIAVPLFIQTCLIFAAAYVLARWLNLNYTDAAPSAMIGASNHFEVAIATATMLFGLSSGAALATVVGVLIEVPVMLMLVKICLKTQHWFRPAVVETR, from the coding sequence ATGAACCAGGAGCCGATGATTCAGAAACCGCAAAAGGGACTCAGCATCTTCGAGAAATATCTGACCGTGTGGGTGATTCTCTGTATTGCCGGCGGGATTGGGCTGGGCAAACTGGCCCCCGGTCTGGCCAAAACCCTGGACGGAATGGCCGTATATGTCAATCAGGCGCCGGTCATCTCCATCCCGATTGCCGTGTGCCTGTTTTTTATGATGTACCCGATCATGGTCAAGATTGACTTTGCGGAAGTCCTCCAGGCCGGCAAGAGCATCAAACCCGTCGCCCTGACTCTCTTCGTGAACTGGGCGATTAAGCCGTTCACCATGTACGCCATCGCCCTGTTTTTTTTAGGCACGCTTTTTTACGGCTTCATCGGTCCGGACGCCGTGGACTTTGTCAAGATGCCCTTCGGGCTGGATTTGCCCGTCGGCGCTTCCTACGGCGTCGGCACCGTCGTGCTCGAAAACGGCGTCAAGATGCTTCAGGTTCCGCTGTGGCGCAGCTACCTGGCCGGCTGCATCCTGCTGGGCATCGCCCCCTGCACCGCAATGGTGCTGGTCTGGGGCTATCTGGCCAAGGGCAATGACGGGCATACGCTGGTGATGGTGGCGATTAATTCGCTGACGATGCTGGTTCTGTACGGCCCGCTGGGCGGCTTCCTCTTGGGCGTCGGCAAGCTGCCGGTTCCCTGGCAGGCCCTGCTGCTGTCCATCGCCGTTTATGTCGCTCTGCCGCTGGCCGCCGGATTCTTTTCCCGCCGGTGGATTCTGGCCCGCAAGGGTCCCGAATGGTTCGAAACAAAATTCCTGCATATCCTCACGCCGATTACCATCGTCGCTTTGCTGCTGACGCTGGTGCTGCTGTTTTCCTTCAAGGGCGAAACGATTCTGAACAATCCCCTGACGATTCTGTGGATTGCCGTCCCGCTGTTTATCCAGACCTGTCTGATTTTTGCGGCGGCCTATGTGCTGGCGCGTTGGCTGAACCTGAATTATACGGATGCGGCGCCGTCGGCGATGATTGGGGCCAGCAATCATTTCGAAGTGGCGATTGCCACGGCGACGATGCTTTTCGGCCTGTCCTCCGGCGCGGCACTGGCCACGGTGGTCGGCGTGCTTATTGAAGTGCCGGTGATGCTGATGCTGGTCAAAATCTGCCTGAAAACGCAGCACTGGTTCCGGCCCGCCGTCGTAGAAACCCGTTAG
- a CDS encoding fused MFS/spermidine synthase: MLKERWGSLYVFLVISVLSAAAPEEWGRLAARRESLYNTIFVYQKDSVVTLRFGRRAAVPIQTQVDLENLRNHQLEYTKLIYASLLYVPEPNSILVLGLGGGVIPRDFRFYFPQAQIDVVEIDEAIPPLAKEFFAFAEDDKMKVYVDDGRMFIKKRLRRPNPTQYDIIVLDAFNGDYIPFHLMTREFLEEVKGVLSPTGVVAANVFYDNQLFDAEWVTFLKVFDRCDVFLGRTSGNAILISPGAQVQVPQGPAFLERARMLQDKHKFAFSLPAVARCFRPDLKPDPQARVLTDDRAPVDYLRQQQRRE; encoded by the coding sequence ATGCTTAAAGAACGGTGGGGTTCTCTGTATGTTTTTCTGGTTATTTCCGTGCTGTCTGCGGCGGCTCCGGAGGAATGGGGCCGTCTGGCAGCCCGCAGAGAGTCGCTGTACAATACGATCTTCGTTTATCAGAAAGATTCTGTGGTAACGCTGCGGTTTGGGCGGCGGGCCGCCGTGCCGATTCAGACGCAGGTCGATTTGGAAAATCTGCGGAATCATCAGCTTGAATATACCAAACTGATTTATGCCTCGCTTCTTTATGTGCCGGAGCCCAATTCCATTCTGGTGCTCGGACTGGGCGGAGGGGTGATTCCGCGCGATTTTCGTTTCTATTTTCCGCAGGCCCAAATTGATGTCGTGGAAATTGACGAGGCCATCCCGCCGCTGGCCAAAGAGTTTTTTGCCTTTGCGGAAGATGACAAAATGAAAGTCTATGTGGATGACGGGCGGATGTTTATTAAAAAGCGGCTCCGCCGCCCCAATCCCACGCAGTATGACATCATCGTGCTGGACGCCTTCAACGGCGATTATATTCCGTTTCATCTGATGACCCGCGAATTTCTGGAGGAGGTCAAGGGGGTCCTGTCGCCGACGGGGGTCGTTGCGGCCAATGTGTTCTATGATAATCAGCTGTTTGACGCAGAGTGGGTGACGTTTTTGAAGGTGTTTGACCGGTGCGATGTCTTTCTGGGACGAACCAGCGGCAATGCGATTCTGATTTCGCCGGGGGCTCAGGTGCAGGTGCCGCAGGGGCCGGCGTTTCTGGAGCGGGCCCGAATGCTGCAGGACAAGCACAAGTTTGCGTTCAGTCTTCCGGCTGTTGCCCGCTGCTTTCGTCCGGATTTGAAGCCGGACCCGCAGGCGCGGGTGCTGACGGATGACCGGGCGCCTGTGGATTACCTGCGCCAGCAGCAGCGGCGGGAATAA
- the arsM gene encoding arsenite methyltransferase, whose protein sequence is MAEPSKETIRQTVRQEYSKIAQRKSSCCCGCTPSAQLAQNLGYSSDELALLPDGANLGLSCGNPTALADLKPGQVVLDLGSGGGIDVFIAACKVGPAGRAVGVDMTPDMVSRARASIAVFTQKTGLSNVEFRLGEIEHLPVADGTIDVVISNCVINLSPDKQQVWNEIARVLKPGGKACISDLALRKPLPENIARSAAALVSCVAGAVPVEQTLQMAQQAGLCSLKIEEHPYSIELAADCNDPLYRQVKESLPPGAKLSDYVISINLTAFKPERKEVLQ, encoded by the coding sequence ATGGCGGAGCCTTCCAAAGAAACCATCCGACAAACCGTTCGGCAGGAGTATTCCAAAATTGCTCAGAGGAAGTCTTCCTGCTGCTGCGGCTGCACTCCTTCCGCTCAGCTGGCACAAAATCTTGGCTATTCGAGCGATGAACTGGCCCTTTTGCCGGACGGAGCCAACCTCGGGCTGTCCTGCGGCAATCCGACGGCGCTGGCAGACCTGAAACCCGGACAGGTTGTACTGGACTTGGGCAGCGGCGGCGGAATCGATGTCTTCATCGCCGCCTGCAAAGTCGGCCCGGCCGGACGAGCCGTCGGGGTGGATATGACCCCGGACATGGTCAGCCGGGCCCGGGCCTCTATTGCCGTCTTCACACAAAAAACCGGACTGTCCAATGTGGAGTTTCGACTCGGAGAAATTGAACACCTGCCCGTCGCCGACGGCACCATTGACGTGGTCATCTCCAACTGCGTTATCAATCTTTCCCCCGACAAACAGCAGGTCTGGAATGAAATCGCCCGGGTTCTCAAGCCCGGCGGCAAGGCCTGCATCTCCGACCTGGCCCTCCGAAAACCGCTGCCGGAAAACATTGCCCGCTCGGCCGCCGCACTGGTCAGCTGTGTTGCCGGAGCTGTTCCGGTCGAACAAACCCTTCAAATGGCCCAACAGGCCGGCCTGTGCAGTCTGAAGATAGAAGAACATCCCTACAGCATCGAGCTGGCAGCCGACTGCAATGACCCGCTGTATCGGCAGGTCAAAGAATCCCTGCCGCCGGGGGCCAAACTAAGCGACTATGTCATCAGCATCAATCTGACGGCCTTCAAACCTGAAAGAAAAGAGGTCTTACAATGA
- a CDS encoding arsenate reductase ArsC, which produces MKKERVLFFCKHNSCRSQMAEAYLKKLAADRFEVFSAGLFPEMIHPLVEVVMLEDGVSIRGQTAKSIDLYLGKQPLDHIIIVCQEGEAECPRLYPFALHVERWPLPDPASVQGDRETILAAFRQTRDAVKERVKDWLKKKTEPQGK; this is translated from the coding sequence ATGAAGAAAGAACGTGTGCTGTTTTTCTGCAAACACAATTCCTGCCGGAGTCAGATGGCCGAGGCATATCTAAAGAAACTGGCCGCCGACCGCTTTGAGGTCTTCAGCGCCGGCCTGTTCCCGGAAATGATTCATCCGCTGGTTGAGGTTGTGATGCTGGAGGACGGCGTGAGCATCCGCGGCCAGACCGCCAAGAGCATCGACCTGTATCTGGGCAAACAGCCGCTGGATCATATCATTATCGTCTGTCAGGAAGGCGAGGCCGAGTGCCCCCGGCTGTATCCCTTTGCCCTGCATGTCGAGCGCTGGCCGCTTCCCGACCCAGCGAGCGTTCAGGGCGACAGGGAAACCATTCTGGCCGCCTTCCGTCAAACCAGAGATGCCGTCAAAGAACGCGTAAAAGACTGGCTGAAAAAGAAAACGGAACCGCAGGGAAAATGA
- a CDS encoding arsenate reductase ArsC, with translation MTEDEKKLRILFLCTGNSCRSQMAEGWARHLKGGCVEPYSAGIETHGLNPLAVRVMAEAGVDISAHRSKHLDEVRHIPFDYVITVCDHARESCPLFPGKTKILHVGFEDPPRLAKAAKTEEEALNCYRRVRDQIRAFVEQIPDILTKGGSQ, from the coding sequence ATGACGGAAGATGAAAAAAAACTTCGCATTCTTTTTCTTTGTACAGGCAACTCCTGCCGAAGCCAGATGGCCGAGGGCTGGGCCCGTCATCTTAAAGGCGGCTGCGTGGAGCCCTATTCGGCGGGCATCGAAACACACGGCTTAAACCCGCTGGCCGTCCGCGTGATGGCCGAAGCGGGCGTGGACATCTCCGCCCATCGCTCCAAGCACCTCGACGAGGTCCGCCATATCCCCTTTGATTACGTCATCACCGTCTGCGACCATGCCCGCGAAAGCTGTCCGCTCTTTCCCGGCAAAACCAAAATCCTGCACGTCGGGTTTGAAGATCCGCCGCGCCTGGCCAAAGCCGCCAAAACGGAGGAAGAAGCCCTGAACTGCTACCGCCGCGTGCGCGACCAAATCCGCGCCTTTGTGGAACAGATTCCCGATATCCTCACAAAGGGAGGAAGTCAATGA
- a CDS encoding thioredoxin family protein, producing the protein MKHFSFVLLLLVFLCVLVVTKAEETPPASKQTVQQLYPDLTQGALSLAVLEDLPEGILLQAGSVQITLDTIAKLIDSQPASVRDEFKNNAFFLLEQEAVQRILPELAKQALASTGTEPPKEDFALMEQFFQTVVFQSLQVSEPEIKTFYEANPDLFGGASFEQVKAPLKAYLLDRKKQQAASEYIQKLGEQIPIRVSKDWLIKQAQAALENPVDKARRSGKPSLADFGADGCRPCEMMTPILETLRKKYEGKLNVVFVHIRKHPILASRYGIQAIPVQIFYDASGKEVFRHEGFFPQDEIEKKLKEIGVP; encoded by the coding sequence ATGAAGCATTTTTCCTTTGTCTTGCTTTTGCTTGTATTCCTCTGTGTACTTGTTGTCACCAAAGCCGAGGAAACCCCGCCGGCTTCCAAACAAACCGTTCAGCAGCTTTATCCGGATTTAACGCAGGGAGCCCTTTCGCTGGCGGTTCTCGAGGACCTCCCGGAGGGCATCCTGCTGCAGGCGGGCTCGGTGCAAATTACGCTGGATACAATCGCCAAACTCATCGATTCCCAGCCCGCTTCCGTCCGTGACGAGTTCAAAAACAATGCCTTCTTCCTTTTGGAGCAGGAAGCCGTTCAGAGAATTCTCCCGGAACTTGCCAAACAGGCGCTGGCCTCCACCGGGACCGAGCCGCCGAAGGAGGATTTTGCCCTGATGGAGCAATTCTTCCAGACAGTCGTCTTTCAATCCCTCCAGGTGTCCGAGCCGGAAATAAAAACCTTTTACGAGGCCAACCCGGACCTGTTCGGCGGGGCCTCCTTTGAGCAGGTCAAGGCGCCGCTGAAAGCGTATCTGCTCGACCGGAAAAAACAGCAGGCCGCCTCCGAGTACATCCAAAAACTCGGAGAGCAGATTCCGATCCGTGTCTCTAAAGACTGGCTCATCAAACAAGCGCAGGCGGCCCTCGAGAATCCCGTGGACAAGGCCCGCCGCAGCGGAAAACCGTCTTTGGCGGACTTTGGGGCCGACGGCTGCCGCCCCTGCGAGATGATGACTCCCATCCTCGAAACCCTTCGCAAAAAGTACGAAGGGAAATTGAATGTCGTGTTTGTTCACATACGCAAACACCCGATTCTGGCCTCCCGATACGGCATCCAGGCCATCCCCGTTCAGATTTTCTATGATGCATCCGGCAAAGAGGTCTTTCGGCACGAAGGGTTCTTCCCTCAGGACGAAATCGAAAAAAAATTAAAAGAAATCGGAGTGCCCTAA
- a CDS encoding cytochrome c biogenesis protein CcdA: MQELFAQLTRAVEGAGWIAVFASFIWGVLSILLSPCHLASIPLIVGFIDEQGRISARRAFWISLLFSVGILTTIAAIGALTAAAGRMMGDVGKYGNYFVALIFFAVGLHLVEVIPMPWSGPGQVNTRRKGLLAAFFLGLIFGIALGPCTFAYMAPMLAVTFKLASAHTVYGIFLLLMYGIGHCSVIVLAGTFTEAVQRYLNWNEQSRGAVRLKKICGVLVLLAGLWLIYTAP, translated from the coding sequence ATGCAGGAGCTGTTCGCCCAGCTGACCCGTGCCGTAGAAGGCGCCGGATGGATTGCCGTATTTGCTTCCTTCATCTGGGGCGTACTGAGCATCCTGCTAAGCCCCTGCCATCTGGCCAGCATTCCGCTGATTGTAGGGTTTATCGACGAACAGGGACGGATTTCCGCCCGACGGGCCTTCTGGATTTCGCTGCTGTTTTCCGTCGGGATTCTGACAACGATTGCGGCGATTGGGGCCCTGACCGCCGCTGCCGGACGAATGATGGGCGATGTCGGCAAATACGGAAACTATTTTGTTGCACTCATCTTTTTCGCCGTAGGGCTGCATCTTGTAGAGGTCATTCCAATGCCCTGGTCCGGACCGGGACAGGTGAACACACGACGCAAAGGACTTTTGGCGGCCTTCTTTCTCGGACTGATTTTCGGCATCGCGCTGGGGCCGTGCACGTTTGCCTATATGGCCCCGATGCTTGCCGTGACCTTCAAACTGGCCTCTGCCCATACGGTTTACGGCATTTTTCTGCTGCTGATGTACGGCATCGGTCACTGCTCCGTCATCGTCCTGGCGGGCACCTTTACCGAGGCGGTTCAGCGGTATCTGAACTGGAATGAACAATCCAGGGGAGCCGTCCGATTAAAGAAAATCTGCGGCGTTCTGGTCCTGCTGGCCGGACTGTGGCTGATTTACACCGCCCCGTGA
- a CDS encoding fused MFS/spermidine synthase, producing the protein MNSDRNSKVRTAAAVLVACLCGWFVMELEILGVRMLAPYFGSAVYVVTGSVIGTFLLSLSVGYLLGGRLSALKNSGILLGVFILLAGVWTAVLPFFTGPVCDRIFDWGLDEKWGSLLAALVLFAVPTTFLGTVSPTVVRWLTQRPEEAGVSAGLVMALSTIASFAGCVVTAFYLILYSMRLVLSISGLILALLGMVVLVTALVRRKQNA; encoded by the coding sequence TTGAATTCTGATAGAAACAGCAAGGTTCGCACGGCGGCGGCCGTCCTGGTCGCCTGTCTGTGCGGCTGGTTCGTGATGGAGCTGGAGATTCTGGGGGTGCGGATGCTGGCCCCCTATTTCGGCAGTGCAGTCTATGTAGTCACCGGCAGCGTCATCGGAACCTTTCTGCTGAGCTTGTCCGTGGGGTATCTGCTGGGGGGACGCCTGTCGGCTCTAAAAAACAGCGGCATTCTGCTGGGGGTATTTATCCTGCTGGCGGGCGTCTGGACGGCCGTTCTGCCTTTTTTTACCGGTCCGGTGTGCGACAGGATTTTCGATTGGGGGCTGGATGAAAAATGGGGTTCGCTGCTGGCGGCGCTGGTGCTGTTTGCCGTGCCGACGACCTTTCTGGGAACGGTCTCGCCGACGGTAGTCCGCTGGCTGACACAGCGGCCGGAAGAGGCGGGAGTCAGTGCCGGTCTGGTGATGGCCCTTTCGACAATTGCCAGTTTTGCGGGCTGCGTCGTGACGGCATTTTATCTGATTCTGTATTCGATGCGTCTGGTACTGTCGATTTCCGGCCTGATTCTGGCCCTATTAGGAATGGTCGTGCTTGTCACGGCGCTGGTGCGGAGGAAACAAAATGCTTAA
- a CDS encoding metalloregulator ArsR/SmtB family transcription factor, whose amino-acid sequence MEKEAAYLKGLSDPIRLRLAVMLAVRGELCVCVLAEALRQPQYKISRHLSILRREGIVEVRRQGTWMYYRLRPPACPVEQSLQHCLADCFRSHPTVRQDLQRLGRARCGPKTSGKPGRKQRS is encoded by the coding sequence ATGGAAAAAGAAGCGGCCTATTTAAAAGGTCTGTCGGACCCGATTCGCCTGCGGCTGGCGGTGATGCTGGCGGTCCGCGGAGAGCTGTGCGTGTGCGTGCTCGCCGAAGCCCTGCGCCAGCCCCAGTACAAAATCTCCAGACATCTGAGCATCCTGCGCCGTGAGGGAATCGTCGAAGTTCGGCGGCAGGGCACATGGATGTATTACCGTCTGCGTCCGCCCGCCTGTCCTGTTGAACAATCCCTTCAGCACTGCCTGGCGGACTGCTTCCGGAGCCATCCGACGGTCCGGCAGGACCTTCAGCGCCTCGGCCGGGCCCGATGCGGTCCCAAAACATCCGGAAAACCTGGAAGGAAACAACGGTCATGA
- a CDS encoding efflux RND transporter permease subunit — MTERPVLDDSRGLIGWMTRNRVTPNLMMVVFLVGGFFFALNVRQEVFPEFDLDLVIVRVPYPGSSPKEVEQGIILAVEEAIRGLEGIKEITAVASEGFGTVTAEIIEGFDRQRVYQDIKQEIDRITTFPEDAERPEVSLAMRRQQIVELQIYGDVSEWVLRELAEEIRDGLLQEPGITQVDLAGARDYELQVLIPQETLRAYGLTLQEVADRIRATALELPGGHVETRAGEVLLRVTERRQWAREFARIPILTTASGTVIRLEDIAEVRDDFADVDRMAFFNGKRAVGISVYRVGDQTPIGISEAVQRAMKRLEPQLPEGVHWVITQDRADVYRQRLTLLLKNAFYGLILVIVLLGLFLEIKLALWVTLGIPISFLGSFLFLPSLDVTINMVSMFAYIIALGIVVDDAIVVGENIYEYRNRGMSFFRAAVQGARDVAMPVSFSILTNLVAFVPLYFIPGIMGKIWKTVPLVVITVFTISWIESTLILPTHLAHARPRSRRPLAVFLHGRQQAFSREFERFVERVIAPFIDRCVRIRYLTAAVGFTVFLIVLGIVLSGRIGMILMPRVESDYASVQATLPFGSSQEKVTAVCNRLVEAARKIVEENGGERLSKGVFAVIDEDTIDVRIFLTDPDVRPISTTRVTQLWRERVGPIPGLESILFEADRGGPGSGAALTIELSHRDIRVLDQASEKLAALLADFPNVKDINDGYTPGKQQLNFRITPEGQSVGLTVREIARQIRNAFYGAEALRQQRGRNEIRVRVKFPPEQRLSEYNVEELLIRTPSGTEIPLRQAARLERGRSYTSINRRNGRRTVTVTANVEPIGQTNQVKETLIQEILPKLQYDFPGLSYAWEGRQADWAESMQSLWKGFLGALAAIYAMLAVPFRSYIQPLIIMVAIPFGIVGAVLGHLMMGYELSVMSMMGIVALSGVVVNDSLVLIDYANRLRQENPAVSAFEAMHQAAVRRFRPVMLTTLTTFGGLAPMIFETSRQARFMIPMAISLGFGILFSTVVTLILVPCLYVIVEDIVQFLQRRGFAVFTPDAVE; from the coding sequence ATGACGGAACGGCCTGTTCTGGATGACAGCCGCGGTTTGATCGGCTGGATGACCCGCAATCGGGTTACCCCCAACCTGATGATGGTGGTGTTTTTAGTCGGCGGCTTCTTTTTTGCGCTAAACGTCCGGCAGGAGGTGTTTCCGGAATTTGATTTGGATTTGGTGATTGTCCGGGTGCCGTATCCTGGGTCCAGTCCGAAGGAAGTCGAGCAGGGCATTATTCTGGCTGTGGAGGAGGCGATTCGGGGTCTGGAGGGCATCAAGGAGATTACCGCGGTTGCCTCGGAAGGATTCGGAACGGTCACGGCGGAAATTATTGAGGGATTCGACCGGCAGCGGGTTTATCAGGATATCAAACAGGAAATCGACCGGATTACGACGTTTCCGGAGGATGCGGAACGTCCGGAAGTGTCGCTGGCGATGCGGCGGCAGCAGATTGTGGAGCTGCAGATTTACGGGGATGTTTCGGAGTGGGTCCTCCGGGAGCTTGCGGAGGAAATCCGCGACGGGCTTCTGCAGGAGCCGGGGATTACGCAGGTGGACCTGGCCGGAGCCCGCGATTATGAACTGCAGGTTTTGATTCCGCAGGAGACGCTTCGGGCGTACGGTCTGACACTTCAGGAGGTGGCCGACCGCATTCGCGCCACGGCCCTGGAACTTCCCGGCGGGCATGTGGAAACCCGGGCCGGGGAAGTGCTGCTTCGTGTAACGGAGCGGCGGCAGTGGGCGAGGGAATTTGCCCGCATTCCCATTCTGACCACCGCTTCCGGGACCGTCATCCGGCTGGAGGATATCGCCGAAGTGCGGGATGATTTTGCCGATGTGGACCGGATGGCCTTTTTTAACGGCAAACGTGCGGTGGGGATTAGTGTTTATCGGGTGGGGGACCAGACTCCCATCGGCATCTCCGAGGCCGTTCAGCGGGCGATGAAGCGGCTGGAACCGCAGCTGCCGGAGGGGGTGCATTGGGTCATTACGCAGGACCGTGCGGATGTGTACCGGCAGCGGCTGACTCTGCTTTTGAAAAACGCCTTTTACGGGCTGATTCTGGTGATTGTTCTGCTGGGGCTGTTTTTGGAAATCAAACTGGCCCTGTGGGTGACGCTGGGGATTCCGATTTCCTTCCTCGGGTCGTTCCTGTTTTTGCCGAGTCTGGATGTGACCATCAATATGGTCTCGATGTTTGCCTATATCATTGCACTGGGTATTGTGGTGGATGATGCGATTGTGGTCGGCGAGAATATTTATGAGTACCGCAATCGGGGAATGAGTTTCTTTCGGGCGGCGGTTCAGGGGGCACGGGATGTCGCGATGCCCGTCAGTTTCAGCATTCTGACGAATCTGGTTGCTTTTGTGCCCCTTTATTTTATCCCCGGCATTATGGGCAAAATCTGGAAGACCGTTCCGCTGGTGGTGATTACGGTTTTCACGATTTCCTGGATTGAAAGCACGCTGATTCTTCCAACGCATCTGGCACACGCCCGTCCGCGAAGCCGTCGTCCTCTGGCGGTTTTTCTCCACGGGCGCCAGCAGGCCTTCAGCCGGGAATTTGAACGGTTTGTGGAAAGGGTGATTGCGCCGTTCATCGATCGCTGCGTCCGGATACGATATCTGACCGCCGCAGTCGGGTTCACCGTTTTTCTGATAGTTTTGGGAATCGTTCTGAGCGGACGAATCGGGATGATTCTGATGCCTCGAGTGGAATCCGATTACGCCTCCGTTCAGGCGACGCTTCCCTTCGGGAGTTCTCAGGAGAAAGTGACAGCTGTCTGCAATCGGCTGGTCGAAGCGGCCCGGAAGATTGTCGAAGAGAACGGAGGAGAGCGTCTGAGCAAGGGAGTCTTTGCGGTGATTGATGAGGATACGATTGATGTTCGCATCTTTTTGACCGACCCGGATGTGCGGCCGATCAGTACGACCCGCGTGACGCAGCTGTGGCGGGAGAGGGTCGGGCCGATTCCGGGTCTGGAATCCATTCTTTTTGAGGCCGACCGCGGCGGTCCGGGCTCGGGAGCGGCTTTGACGATTGAATTGAGCCATCGCGATATCCGGGTTCTTGACCAGGCCAGCGAAAAGCTGGCGGCGCTTCTGGCGGATTTCCCCAATGTCAAGGATATCAATGACGGATACACGCCCGGCAAGCAGCAGCTGAATTTCCGCATCACCCCGGAAGGGCAGAGCGTCGGTCTGACCGTTCGGGAAATTGCCCGGCAGATTCGCAATGCCTTTTACGGAGCCGAAGCCCTGCGCCAGCAGCGGGGACGGAATGAAATCCGGGTGCGGGTGAAGTTTCCGCCGGAACAGCGGCTCAGCGAGTACAATGTGGAGGAGCTGCTGATTCGCACGCCGTCCGGCACGGAGATTCCTCTCCGTCAGGCCGCCCGGCTGGAGCGGGGACGCTCGTATACGAGCATCAATCGGCGGAACGGGCGCCGCACCGTAACGGTGACGGCCAATGTGGAACCAATCGGTCAAACCAATCAGGTCAAAGAGACGCTGATTCAGGAGATTCTTCCGAAACTTCAATACGATTTTCCGGGACTTTCGTACGCCTGGGAGGGCCGTCAGGCGGATTGGGCGGAGAGCATGCAGTCGCTCTGGAAAGGATTTCTGGGGGCGCTGGCGGCGATTTATGCGATGCTGGCGGTTCCGTTTCGCAGTTATATTCAGCCGCTGATTATTATGGTGGCCATTCCCTTTGGGATTGTCGGGGCGGTTCTGGGGCATTTGATGATGGGCTACGAGCTGTCGGTGATGAGTATGATGGGGATTGTGGCGCTGTCCGGGGTGGTGGTGAATGATTCGCTTGTTTTGATTGACTATGCCAATCGGCTCCGACAGGAGAACCCCGCCGTTTCGGCGTTTGAGGCGATGCATCAGGCGGCTGTCCGCCGCTTCCGTCCTGTGATGCTCACCACGCTGACGACCTTTGGCGGGCTGGCGCCGATGATTTTTGAAACCTCCCGTCAGGCCCGCTTTATGATTCCGATGGCCATCTCGCTGGGCTTTGGGATTCTCTTTTCCACGGTGGTGACGCTGATTCTGGTGCCCTGTCTGTATGTAATAGTGGAGGATATCGTCCAATTTCTGCAGCGGCGGGGATTTGCTGTTTTCACACCGGATGCCGTGGAGTAA
- a CDS encoding thioredoxin family protein: MKQKNSVWLVVAAALVLLLIVQFIQTRRYEAQTENFPDDSIVGQGRPVLVQITSASCIYCRRMMPTLTELARTHATHFAIALVSLDRQPQAGRKYEVQALPMQIFYDAQGKELSRHVGAMSREEILQQWRQAGLEIP; this comes from the coding sequence ATGAAGCAGAAAAACTCTGTGTGGCTGGTGGTTGCGGCGGCGCTGGTGCTGCTGCTGATTGTCCAGTTTATCCAGACCCGCCGCTATGAGGCCCAGACTGAGAATTTTCCGGATGACTCCATCGTCGGACAGGGCAGGCCTGTGCTTGTGCAGATTACCTCGGCCTCCTGCATTTACTGCCGGCGGATGATGCCAACCCTGACGGAGCTGGCCCGGACACACGCCACGCACTTTGCGATTGCACTGGTTTCCCTGGACCGGCAGCCCCAGGCAGGCCGAAAATACGAGGTGCAGGCCCTTCCGATGCAGATTTTTTACGATGCACAGGGAAAGGAGCTGTCCCGTCACGTCGGTGCGATGAGCCGCGAGGAAATCCTGCAGCAGTGGCGTCAGGCGGGGCTGGAGATTCCGTAG